From a single Vampirovibrio chlorellavorus genomic region:
- the lysA gene encoding diaminopimelate decarboxylase, producing MSSAFFPGELEQPAPNTSLKPISYTLDDNNQPLVGGVNLVELARTHGTPLFVLDETTIRAAAKAYTQTLAAAYPAASLPLYACKANMNMGLVKLMEQCGMGLDVVSGGELYTAIQAGFPMERVLFNGNNKTAQELELAIHHGIGRISADNFQDLELIHKIAAAKGKKVDVLLRITPGIECHTHDYIKTGHVDSKFGFDLSQLPVAIDRILEEFRETIVLKGLHAHIGSQIFEVRPYEDLIEVMMNIYYNIREQYSGLVLEDIDLGGGLGITYTGQDDPPAVPDAVTRIAEKLAAYAKRLNYPLPRLLMEPGRSLIATAGLTLYSVGSMKDVPGVRKYVAVDGGMGDNIRPALYQAQYSALVANKVGAPVEETVSIVGKYCESGDILIKGLPVPRLENGDVLVVFGTGAYNYSMASNYNRFPRPAVVLVGNGKAHVLVQRETYDTIIQQDLIPAHLRRVGEASSSLA from the coding sequence ATGAGCAGCGCATTCTTCCCCGGCGAGCTGGAGCAACCGGCGCCCAACACCTCCCTGAAACCCATTTCCTACACGCTGGATGACAACAATCAACCGCTGGTGGGCGGGGTCAATCTGGTGGAACTGGCCCGCACCCATGGCACCCCCTTGTTCGTACTGGATGAAACCACCATTCGGGCCGCCGCCAAAGCCTATACCCAAACGCTGGCTGCCGCTTATCCCGCCGCCAGTTTGCCGCTTTACGCCTGCAAGGCCAACATGAACATGGGACTGGTCAAACTGATGGAGCAGTGCGGCATGGGGCTGGACGTGGTATCTGGTGGAGAGTTGTACACGGCCATTCAGGCCGGTTTCCCCATGGAGCGGGTGCTGTTTAACGGCAACAACAAAACCGCCCAGGAGCTGGAGCTGGCCATTCACCATGGAATCGGCCGCATTTCCGCTGATAACTTCCAGGATCTGGAGCTGATTCACAAAATTGCCGCCGCCAAGGGTAAAAAAGTGGATGTCCTGTTGCGCATTACCCCCGGTATTGAGTGCCACACCCACGATTACATTAAAACCGGCCATGTGGACAGCAAGTTCGGCTTTGATTTAAGCCAGTTACCAGTCGCCATTGACCGCATTCTGGAAGAATTCCGGGAGACCATTGTCCTGAAGGGACTGCACGCGCACATCGGCTCTCAAATCTTTGAGGTCAGACCCTATGAAGACCTCATCGAAGTCATGATGAACATCTACTACAATATTCGGGAACAGTACAGCGGGCTGGTACTGGAAGACATTGATTTGGGGGGCGGTCTGGGCATTACCTACACCGGACAGGACGATCCTCCGGCGGTGCCCGATGCGGTGACCCGCATCGCCGAAAAGCTGGCCGCCTATGCCAAGCGATTAAACTACCCCTTGCCCCGATTGCTGATGGAACCGGGCCGCAGCCTGATTGCCACTGCAGGCCTGACCCTGTATTCGGTGGGTAGTATGAAAGATGTGCCCGGCGTGCGTAAATACGTGGCCGTGGATGGGGGCATGGGCGATAACATCCGCCCGGCGCTCTATCAGGCACAATATTCCGCGCTGGTCGCCAATAAAGTGGGCGCGCCTGTAGAAGAAACGGTCAGCATTGTAGGCAAATACTGCGAATCCGGCGATATTTTGATCAAGGGCCTGCCAGTACCCCGCCTGGAGAACGGCGATGTGCTGGTGGTATTTGGCACAGGCGCCTATAACTACAGCATGGCCTCCAACTACAACCGCTTTCCCCGTCCGGCGGTGGTTTTGGTAGGGAACGGCAAAGCACACGTGCTGGTTCAACGGGAAACCTACGATACCATCATTCAGCAGGATCTCATCCCCGCTCATCTGCGCCGGGTGGGCGAAGCCTCCTCGTCTTTGGCCTAA
- a CDS encoding tyrosine-type recombinase/integrase, with the protein MPSFETRIDKNGKVSHRAKIRLTGFPAQSATFERKTDAKLWAQKTEAAIREGRYFKSSESSKRTLGQLIDKYIQVKLPLRGRDKETVGPQLRWWKSQLGVYLLKDVTPPLIVEQKDRLLQEPMLKKGQKTPRQLSNATVIRYLASLSVCFSYAVEDLGWLDSNPIKEIKKPQPERGRVRFLSDVEQERLLIACQSSKCPYLYTVVMLALLTGARYGEIMGLRWQDIDFERKTLLFEKTKNGERRSVAIVPLASQLLEALSKARRIDSPYVFARDDGKQPKDIRKQWEKAVKEANLADFRIHDLRHTAASYLAMTGASMLEIADILGHKTLSMVKRYSHLNDSHTAGVLKKMAEHRFGKSFE; encoded by the coding sequence ATGCCATCCTTCGAAACACGCATAGATAAAAATGGAAAGGTGTCTCATCGGGCAAAAATCCGCTTGACAGGATTCCCGGCGCAATCGGCTACCTTTGAACGCAAGACAGACGCAAAGCTTTGGGCGCAAAAGACAGAGGCGGCAATAAGAGAAGGGCGATATTTTAAGTCCTCCGAGTCGAGCAAGCGGACCTTAGGGCAGCTAATCGACAAATACATCCAGGTGAAGTTGCCATTACGGGGCAGGGATAAAGAAACCGTTGGTCCACAGCTACGATGGTGGAAGTCGCAACTGGGTGTTTATTTACTGAAGGATGTCACTCCTCCCTTAATAGTTGAACAGAAAGATAGGTTATTACAGGAGCCTATGCTTAAGAAGGGACAGAAAACGCCTCGGCAATTATCTAATGCAACGGTAATACGCTATCTGGCCTCATTGAGCGTTTGTTTTAGTTATGCCGTGGAAGACTTGGGTTGGCTTGACTCTAATCCAATTAAAGAAATTAAGAAGCCTCAGCCTGAAAGAGGGCGAGTACGCTTTCTTTCGGATGTCGAGCAGGAAAGACTATTAATCGCCTGCCAAAGCAGTAAGTGCCCATATCTATACACAGTTGTAATGTTAGCTTTGCTGACAGGAGCTCGTTATGGTGAAATTATGGGCTTAAGATGGCAAGACATTGATTTTGAACGTAAAACCTTGTTATTTGAGAAAACAAAAAATGGAGAGCGCCGGAGTGTTGCGATTGTTCCACTGGCCTCTCAACTTCTTGAGGCTTTAAGTAAAGCACGACGCATAGACTCTCCCTACGTCTTTGCTCGAGATGATGGCAAGCAGCCTAAAGACATTCGTAAGCAATGGGAAAAAGCGGTTAAAGAAGCCAATTTGGCGGATTTTCGGATTCATGACTTACGACATACGGCGGCTTCTTACTTAGCCATGACTGGTGCCAGTATGCTTGAAATTGCCGATATACTCGGCCATAAGACTCTTTCAATGGTGAAGCGGTATAGTCACTTGAATGACAGTCATACAGCAGGCGTCTTAAAGAAGATGGCCGAACACCGGTTTGGTAAAAGCTTTGAATAG
- the cdaA gene encoding diadenylate cyclase CdaA: MMEWIIQQWAPDQQAVLPVVNVLAQIAILTGIIYYVYVRFIRKSQAEQLLKGLFIMLMLFVGMWWLANIFHMPMLENIFAATIQILFIGLIVIFQPELRRMLLFLGQGELFGGSSVTQSPEESKAEYLIHELTETVRFLSKAKRGALIVLESPNSHGGDYLEMGTALDAKLSTELMLTIFHHNTPLHDGAVLIGTNNRVVAAGVLLPLTEDPKLSWQYGTRHRAAIGLTEISDSRCIVISEETGSVSLVQDGKLEKMANAEELRKTLGRWYAVSVERPDEKKVPLGEKLSGLFGGESSPGPFQKIFQGKNLPSSGSKPKPGAGH; this comes from the coding sequence ATGATGGAATGGATAATCCAGCAGTGGGCCCCTGACCAACAGGCCGTCTTGCCTGTGGTCAACGTGCTGGCTCAAATCGCCATTCTGACGGGGATTATCTATTACGTTTACGTTCGTTTTATTCGCAAAAGCCAGGCCGAACAGCTCTTGAAAGGGCTGTTCATTATGTTGATGCTGTTTGTGGGCATGTGGTGGCTGGCCAACATTTTCCATATGCCCATGCTGGAAAACATTTTTGCCGCCACCATTCAAATCCTCTTTATCGGCCTGATTGTTATTTTTCAGCCGGAATTGCGCCGCATGCTCCTGTTTCTGGGGCAGGGCGAATTATTTGGCGGCAGTTCAGTCACCCAGTCTCCGGAAGAGTCCAAGGCCGAATACCTGATACACGAGTTAACCGAAACGGTGCGCTTTCTCAGCAAAGCCAAGCGGGGCGCCCTGATCGTACTGGAATCTCCCAACAGCCACGGTGGCGATTACCTGGAAATGGGCACCGCCCTGGATGCCAAACTCAGTACCGAGCTGATGCTGACCATTTTTCACCATAACACCCCCTTACACGACGGCGCGGTGCTGATTGGCACCAATAACCGGGTAGTAGCCGCAGGCGTACTGCTGCCTTTAACGGAAGATCCCAAGCTGAGCTGGCAGTACGGCACCCGGCACCGGGCTGCCATTGGCCTGACTGAAATTTCTGATAGCCGGTGCATCGTGATTTCCGAGGAAACGGGCTCGGTTTCACTGGTGCAGGATGGCAAGCTGGAAAAAATGGCCAATGCCGAGGAATTGCGCAAGACGTTGGGCCGTTGGTACGCCGTCTCCGTGGAGCGCCCCGATGAAAAAAAAGTGCCGCTGGGGGAAAAGTTGTCCGGCCTGTTCGGGGGAGAGTCGTCTCCTGGGCCATTTCAGAAAATCTTTCAGGGGAAAAACCTGCCTTCAAGCGGAAGCAAGCCCAAACCCGGCGCCGGTCATTAA
- a CDS encoding DUF3987 domain-containing protein: protein MKESVANLGEKSLYTCLLFLNGCKVKVSRLTLKQKGKAMSNIEKASLDNEAYEASKQVIDASLDSLNAKDFFHLRLADAIEESARLKGAPVEWFITILLPVFCSLIGQCSIAAAPTYFQPFVLFSLILAGTGTGKSPVMKECVSPLSRIQKQSYERYLEAKRAYDDLSAEDKASAHCPEQHLFLVEQFTIESLGLLKNPNGGLLVRSNEAENHFKMMGAYKKGASQGADPLYWNLLHDGESITTTRVNEVRRISEPRISYVGAGHPDATPAAMKRILGEEQDSDIRGFFARYLICAKPTGLSQLSIEVPDCALDDLLMTLCSALVSRPIGYLSEQRAHDDNRYLRFSPGAQKRLVAFRNEVNQLIQSANEDSVRAIYPKMEANAIRIAGVLHVVNSFLTDLENPEVPVSIDEATFEAALKLARYYARQSEALFRLNCKGEHDPVAAKVRAFISKKGKQGAIHRDIQQGTKYKQEQIRPAIAQLLDAALIQEVEGRFYNPSDAPLVETVEEMLNEFSTPERPVLEEVEPDVDEVDPVSQNTFQIVDISFVEEDNDQQFNDESECLIS, encoded by the coding sequence ATGAAAGAGTCTGTCGCAAATTTGGGCGAAAAGTCCTTGTACACCTGCCTTCTTTTTTTGAATGGCTGCAAGGTGAAGGTTTCTCGGCTCACCCTCAAGCAGAAGGGGAAGGCAATGAGTAATATAGAAAAAGCAAGTCTTGATAACGAGGCTTATGAAGCCTCTAAACAGGTGATTGACGCTTCCTTGGACTCTTTGAACGCAAAGGATTTCTTTCACCTTCGTTTAGCGGACGCTATTGAGGAGTCGGCTAGGTTGAAAGGTGCCCCCGTGGAATGGTTCATCACTATTCTACTGCCCGTCTTTTGTAGTCTGATTGGGCAATGTTCCATTGCGGCAGCTCCCACGTATTTTCAGCCGTTTGTTCTTTTTTCTTTGATTCTGGCAGGAACCGGAACGGGTAAGAGCCCTGTTATGAAAGAATGTGTCTCTCCATTGTCTCGCATTCAGAAACAGAGTTATGAGCGGTATCTGGAGGCCAAGCGAGCTTATGATGACTTGTCGGCCGAGGATAAGGCCTCTGCTCATTGTCCAGAGCAGCACCTTTTTCTGGTTGAGCAATTTACGATTGAGTCTTTAGGGCTCCTTAAGAATCCCAATGGCGGTTTGTTGGTCCGTAGTAACGAGGCGGAAAATCATTTCAAAATGATGGGCGCTTATAAAAAAGGGGCTAGCCAAGGTGCGGACCCTCTCTACTGGAACCTGCTGCATGATGGTGAGTCCATAACGACCACCCGTGTTAATGAGGTGCGCCGGATATCGGAGCCTCGTATTTCCTATGTGGGAGCAGGGCATCCTGATGCTACTCCGGCTGCGATGAAACGTATCCTAGGGGAGGAGCAGGATAGTGATATTCGAGGTTTCTTCGCCCGTTATTTGATTTGCGCCAAGCCCACTGGGCTGAGTCAATTAAGCATTGAGGTGCCCGATTGCGCCCTTGATGATTTACTCATGACTCTTTGCTCTGCGTTGGTTAGCCGTCCCATTGGCTACCTGTCAGAGCAAAGAGCCCACGATGACAATCGATACTTGCGTTTCAGTCCTGGGGCACAAAAGCGCCTTGTCGCCTTTAGGAATGAGGTAAATCAACTGATTCAAAGCGCCAATGAGGACTCAGTGCGAGCTATTTATCCCAAGATGGAGGCTAACGCAATTCGGATTGCTGGAGTGCTTCATGTAGTCAACAGTTTTCTGACGGACTTGGAGAATCCAGAAGTGCCTGTATCGATTGATGAGGCAACCTTTGAGGCGGCCTTGAAACTTGCCAGGTACTACGCAAGGCAGTCTGAAGCGCTCTTCCGGCTGAACTGTAAAGGGGAGCATGATCCTGTCGCCGCAAAAGTGAGAGCGTTTATTTCGAAGAAAGGAAAGCAAGGGGCTATTCATCGAGATATTCAGCAAGGCACCAAATATAAGCAGGAACAGATTCGACCCGCAATTGCCCAGTTATTAGACGCTGCCTTGATTCAAGAAGTAGAAGGGCGGTTTTATAACCCTAGCGATGCGCCTCTGGTTGAAACTGTTGAAGAGATGTTGAATGAGTTTTCAACGCCAGAAAGGCCGGTGCTTGAAGAGGTTGAGCCTGATGTTGATGAAGTTGACCCGGTTTCACAAAACACCTTCCAGATAGTTGATATTTCCTTTGTAGAGGAGGACAACGATCAACAATTCAACGATGAGTCTGAATGCCTTATCAGTTAA
- a CDS encoding DNA-binding protein: MRFAPRYRINPPSVLYASAEEEGCGIDPRTGEYTCTARAERSPDPEPDPNPDPEPEPESDPESAAQIDKTFVVALFSMLADTIASALTRPLTFANEEPLTLPARPRPPLPVVEPLPLRAIPEAAPLPSARLNPMVGDRLQTLRNQVQVQLQERWQANQQATQKGEAIAKGIVEASQQPPLPINDWPSSSPSSVAYSSPEPASNSLVAQAFQNLFNPSVQQFIGPIQEDSGWIQANIAHASKPVGFQEQLQATQNAVWKRQQVEAQQAYYQAQIELAQAQRRAIELQNWANEQATQRQARLIASSGEIVTDVPDNLIAESGSVSLRYKPPKSGEKAIGPKSNFPPKPIYFNNDQELSDKIWYHFLNGEGQPVEINLAKLDFSNDINMPKLFSAQLRQFLSNPDNLKRKDRKAIIERLSGKKLEDGFPVSNGKVAYLTFKDVFTDVEPNLDKTILPGKFAAFGRMLLNVKNPELLIDYSKQIVTLQARIYPIGKKGELDRFDFDNDPRRGIKWNLGTEIVHRTAPPGSTSYNIYGRGSGLYKKTYKIQDFIIK, from the coding sequence ATGCGCTTTGCACCCAGATATAGAATAAATCCGCCCAGTGTCCTATACGCCTCAGCAGAGGAGGAAGGCTGTGGTATTGACCCCAGAACCGGCGAATATACCTGCACTGCCCGGGCTGAAAGATCTCCAGACCCAGAACCCGATCCAAATCCAGACCCGGAGCCGGAACCGGAATCTGACCCTGAATCAGCGGCACAGATCGATAAGACCTTTGTGGTGGCGCTATTTAGTATGCTGGCGGATACCATTGCCAGTGCCTTAACCAGGCCCTTAACCTTCGCCAACGAGGAACCGTTGACACTACCCGCCAGGCCCAGGCCGCCTTTGCCTGTTGTGGAACCACTGCCTTTACGGGCCATTCCAGAGGCGGCCCCTTTGCCATCCGCCCGGTTAAACCCCATGGTGGGGGATAGGCTACAAACACTGAGAAACCAGGTACAAGTTCAACTACAAGAAAGATGGCAGGCCAACCAGCAAGCGACCCAAAAGGGTGAAGCGATCGCAAAGGGAATCGTTGAAGCAAGCCAGCAGCCTCCATTACCCATCAACGACTGGCCAAGCAGTTCGCCATCGTCAGTGGCTTACAGTTCGCCGGAACCAGCCTCAAATTCTCTAGTGGCTCAAGCCTTTCAGAATTTATTCAACCCGTCAGTCCAACAATTCATCGGTCCGATTCAGGAAGATTCCGGCTGGATTCAAGCCAATATCGCCCACGCCAGCAAGCCCGTCGGGTTTCAGGAGCAACTACAGGCTACGCAAAATGCTGTTTGGAAACGCCAGCAAGTGGAGGCTCAGCAGGCTTATTACCAAGCGCAAATTGAACTAGCCCAGGCCCAAAGGCGAGCAATTGAACTTCAGAATTGGGCGAACGAACAGGCAACTCAAAGACAGGCACGGCTTATCGCCTCTTCTGGTGAAATAGTAACGGATGTGCCTGATAATTTAATCGCGGAATCCGGTAGTGTTTCCTTGCGTTACAAACCACCCAAATCTGGAGAAAAAGCGATTGGCCCCAAGTCCAACTTCCCGCCAAAGCCAATTTATTTTAACAATGACCAAGAGTTAAGCGACAAGATTTGGTACCATTTTCTCAATGGTGAAGGACAGCCTGTGGAAATCAACCTGGCCAAACTGGATTTCTCTAACGACATCAATATGCCCAAGTTATTTTCCGCCCAGCTTCGACAATTTTTATCCAATCCCGATAACTTAAAACGTAAGGACCGCAAGGCCATCATTGAGCGCTTGTCCGGTAAAAAGCTGGAGGATGGTTTTCCGGTAAGCAACGGGAAAGTGGCTTATCTCACTTTCAAAGATGTTTTTACCGACGTTGAACCCAATTTAGATAAAACTATTCTTCCAGGTAAATTCGCAGCATTTGGCAGAATGCTTTTAAATGTCAAAAATCCAGAGCTCCTGATTGATTATTCAAAACAAATAGTAACTCTGCAAGCCAGAATTTATCCAATTGGCAAAAAAGGGGAGCTTGATCGATTTGACTTTGATAACGATCCCCGAAGAGGAATAAAATGGAATTTGGGTACAGAGATCGTCCATAGAACAGCCCCACCAGGCAGCACCAGCTATAACATATATGGAAGGGGAAGCGGCCTTTATAAGAAGACATATAAGATTCAGGACTTTATTATCAAATAA